In the genome of Rhodoferax fermentans, one region contains:
- a CDS encoding LysE family transporter, translating into MLSTLLTIGFLHWLVLLLPGANFLLVGQLAASGQRSTACVAALGVTTVTFTWASLAILGIGLIFNAHPAWRQALQLAGGVYLCHLGYKLWRAQGKTNSTANVQLSHGAAFRLGFITNILNPKTALFFGSVFATSLPANASLALVASAIALVYLNALVWHLFLALAFSHPRVQAAYARHTALLGKLAGVLVGAFGLKLIVATLQEFQTKVA; encoded by the coding sequence ATGCTCAGCACCCTTCTCACCATTGGTTTTCTTCACTGGCTGGTACTGCTTTTGCCGGGCGCCAACTTCCTGCTGGTGGGGCAGCTGGCGGCCAGTGGCCAACGCAGCACCGCGTGTGTGGCGGCCTTGGGTGTCACCACGGTCACCTTCACCTGGGCCAGCTTAGCCATCCTCGGGATTGGTTTAATTTTTAACGCGCATCCTGCCTGGCGCCAGGCCTTGCAGCTGGCCGGAGGTGTTTACCTGTGCCACCTGGGCTACAAACTGTGGCGCGCACAAGGCAAGACCAACAGCACAGCCAATGTTCAGCTGTCCCATGGGGCGGCGTTTCGGCTCGGGTTCATCACCAACATCCTGAACCCGAAAACCGCCTTGTTCTTCGGCAGCGTGTTTGCCACGTCCTTGCCTGCCAACGCGAGCCTGGCCCTGGTGGCCAGTGCCATTGCCCTGGTTTACCTCAACGCACTGGTCTGGCACCTGTTTTTGGCGCTGGCTTTTTCCCACCCGCGTGTGCAAGCGGCTTATGCCCGCCACACGGCCTTGTTGGGCAAGTTAGCCGGGGTGTTGGTGGGGGCTTTTGGTCTCAAACTCATCGTGGCCACACTGCAAGAGTTTCAGACCAAAGTGGCCTGA
- a CDS encoding FecR domain-containing protein, whose translation MASTITTASAQPDYNTLEAAANWYATLQSDTASTADHQAWQAWLNQSQAHAKAWSYIETVSQRFDPLRSGGHQAALAGIQAAQRGGSRRRQALAGLASVVGLGIAGWMGWRHTALPEVVLAWGADYQTSTGEQREITLVDGSQVWLNTRSAISVHYHAGARLLKLLDGEILVQTAHDTNSRPFYVETRFGRLQALGTRFSVLHDDRRTRLDVFEGAVEICNAAGSLQRVKAGERAAFTADNISAILPAERAREAWRRGLVVADNIPLEALIDDLARYQHGHLGVAAEVAKLSVMGVYPANDITRALAMLESALPIRVKRSMSWWVTLEARP comes from the coding sequence ATGGCGTCAACGATCACCACAGCGTCCGCGCAGCCGGACTACAACACGCTGGAAGCAGCCGCCAACTGGTACGCCACCCTACAAAGCGACACGGCCAGCACAGCCGATCACCAGGCCTGGCAAGCCTGGCTGAATCAATCACAAGCACATGCCAAAGCCTGGTCGTATATCGAGACCGTCAGCCAGCGTTTCGACCCCTTGCGCAGCGGCGGACACCAGGCCGCACTGGCCGGTATCCAGGCCGCCCAACGTGGAGGCAGCAGACGGCGGCAGGCGCTGGCCGGGCTGGCCAGCGTTGTTGGACTCGGCATTGCTGGCTGGATGGGCTGGCGGCACACCGCACTACCCGAAGTGGTGCTGGCCTGGGGCGCCGACTACCAGACCAGCACCGGAGAACAGCGTGAGATCACCCTGGTTGATGGCAGTCAGGTATGGCTCAACACCCGTAGTGCCATCAGCGTCCATTACCACGCGGGTGCCCGGCTGCTCAAGCTGCTTGACGGCGAGATCCTGGTGCAGACCGCCCACGACACCAACAGCCGCCCCTTCTATGTGGAGACCCGTTTCGGCCGCCTGCAGGCGTTGGGCACCCGTTTTTCCGTCTTGCATGACGACAGGCGCACGCGCCTTGATGTTTTTGAAGGCGCCGTCGAAATCTGCAACGCGGCCGGCAGTCTGCAACGTGTCAAGGCCGGAGAAAGAGCGGCGTTCACCGCCGACAACATCTCTGCCATTCTGCCCGCCGAACGGGCCCGCGAAGCCTGGCGCCGAGGTTTGGTGGTGGCGGACAACATCCCGCTGGAGGCATTGATCGACGATCTGGCCCGCTACCAGCACGGTCACCTGGGTGTCGCGGCTGAAGTCGCCAAACTCAGCGTGATGGGCGTTTATCCCGCCAACGACATAACACGTGCCCTGGCCATGCTGGAAAGCGCCCTGCCAATTCGCGTCAAGCGGAGTATGTCGTGGTGGGTGACGCTTGAGGCACGCCCGTGA
- a CDS encoding sigma-70 family RNA polymerase sigma factor, translating to MNTLAAPDPITTLYLNHHGWLQTWLRRRLGCAADAADLAQDAFMRLLLAPKQFNSMPETRGYLRTMANGLCIDLWRRRELEQAWLQTLACRPEAVEPSPEHRALIVETLLEISNMLSRLSQKAAAAFIMAQVDGLPYREIATQLAVSERMVKKYIAQAMLQCALIEAGQRG from the coding sequence TTGAACACTCTCGCCGCGCCCGATCCGATCACCACGCTTTACCTCAACCACCACGGCTGGCTCCAAACTTGGCTGCGGCGGCGCCTGGGCTGTGCGGCAGATGCGGCCGATCTGGCCCAGGATGCCTTCATGCGTTTGCTCCTGGCGCCCAAGCAGTTCAACAGCATGCCCGAAACGCGAGGTTATCTGCGCACCATGGCCAACGGCCTGTGCATCGACCTCTGGCGTCGCCGCGAGCTGGAGCAGGCCTGGTTGCAGACGCTGGCCTGTCGACCCGAAGCGGTCGAACCCTCGCCTGAACATCGCGCCCTCATTGTCGAAACCCTGCTCGAAATCAGCAACATGCTCAGTCGTCTGTCGCAGAAGGCCGCCGCTGCCTTCATCATGGCCCAGGTTGATGGCCTGCCCTACCGGGAAATCGCCACGCAATTGGCCGTCTCGGAAAGGATGGTCAAGAAATACATCGCCCAGGCCATGCTGCAGTGCGCGCTCATCGAAGCGGGGCAGAGGGGCTGA
- a CDS encoding TonB-dependent siderophore receptor, with translation MSNHHIQPLGQHKRQADRAAPAGQHTNFTLRPLAIAAHLAIVGSVALLGWVPPAQAQSTGAQTAVQSRTYNIPAGSLAASLNRFAEEAGVLLTASGDITQGKASQGLKGQYSVSAGFAALLSGTGLEAFRQANGSFGLRPVPVVSQGAEVQLSTVTVQNKRELRVSKGATNLPMEIKDTPQTISTVDKESLRDFGVSNSNDALRMGTGIHVEEWETNRTGYSARGFDVMLTQVDGMGMTNDWGLVEGQLDTFLFEKIELVRGANGLLTGVGNASGTINYVRKRPTNKDGGEVQLAGGSNGLKRVALDYNKVLTEDGKWAGRLVVAQEDKDSYLRALSNKRSSIYGVLEGQIGTDGVLTLGLTYQDAKQRSPMWGSLTLPYADGRLADFDVSSSTSQDWTRWNNKSLNAFVEYTHALSPDWEAKIAYNHTQGEGNTKLFYAYSKSGHLNNDNTGLIGWPYRSENESQSDIVDLNLSGRFDAFGRQHDAVFGLSHSKQTSLTYSFAAPAASALSAPFPYSGDIYPEPTWGAKKVASDGDQAITRLYAATRLTLTDRLKGIVGLNSIKLQRNGTAIYGGGTNLDNETTEKSSPYVGATYDITPDTLAYASYSDIFQAQDQRNVNGAFLAPMKGVNTEVGVKAEWLNRKLLTTFAVFSATQKGLATIAGFDTVAQQNYYAPKDVTSRGFEIEATGRINADTQLTAGFTSLKLTGPDGNDIYEWVPRRTLKLRADTRVPMLPSLRLGSALRWQSDVSKIGGARQDAYVVADAFASYELNNKTTLRLNINNVFDKKYLRTVQYGAIYGAPRNLMVSLDYKL, from the coding sequence ATGTCAAACCATCACATCCAGCCGCTTGGCCAACACAAGCGCCAGGCAGACCGCGCCGCACCGGCTGGGCAACACACCAACTTCACGCTGCGCCCGCTGGCTATTGCCGCGCATCTCGCCATCGTCGGCAGCGTCGCCCTGCTTGGCTGGGTGCCGCCAGCCCAAGCCCAGAGCACTGGCGCACAGACCGCTGTCCAGTCCAGGACCTACAACATCCCCGCCGGTTCACTGGCAGCCAGCCTCAATCGTTTCGCCGAGGAGGCAGGTGTGCTGCTGACGGCCAGCGGCGACATCACTCAGGGTAAGGCCAGTCAGGGTCTGAAAGGACAGTATTCGGTGTCGGCCGGTTTTGCCGCACTGCTCTCAGGCACGGGGCTGGAGGCTTTTCGCCAAGCCAATGGCAGTTTCGGGCTGCGCCCGGTCCCCGTTGTCAGCCAGGGGGCTGAGGTGCAGTTGTCGACGGTCACCGTCCAGAACAAACGCGAACTCCGTGTGTCCAAAGGCGCCACCAACCTGCCCATGGAGATCAAGGACACACCGCAGACCATCAGCACGGTCGACAAAGAGAGCCTGCGCGACTTCGGCGTGAGCAACAGCAACGATGCGTTGCGCATGGGCACCGGCATCCATGTCGAGGAGTGGGAAACCAACCGCACCGGTTACAGCGCACGCGGCTTCGATGTGATGCTGACACAGGTTGACGGCATGGGCATGACCAACGACTGGGGGCTGGTCGAAGGTCAGCTGGACACTTTCCTGTTCGAGAAAATCGAGTTGGTTCGTGGCGCCAACGGCCTGCTCACAGGTGTTGGCAACGCGTCGGGCACCATCAATTACGTGCGCAAACGGCCCACCAACAAGGACGGCGGCGAAGTCCAGCTGGCCGGTGGCTCGAACGGCCTCAAACGCGTGGCTCTGGACTACAACAAGGTGCTGACCGAGGACGGCAAATGGGCTGGCCGACTGGTGGTGGCGCAGGAAGACAAGGATTCCTACCTGCGCGCACTGAGCAACAAGCGCAGCTCCATCTACGGTGTGCTCGAAGGACAGATTGGTACCGACGGGGTGTTGACCCTGGGTTTGACCTATCAGGACGCCAAGCAGCGCTCCCCCATGTGGGGCTCGCTGACGCTGCCTTATGCCGACGGTCGACTGGCCGACTTCGATGTCTCTTCATCGACCTCGCAGGACTGGACACGCTGGAACAACAAATCGCTCAACGCCTTCGTCGAGTACACCCATGCGCTGTCGCCCGATTGGGAGGCAAAAATCGCCTACAACCACACCCAGGGCGAAGGCAACACCAAGTTGTTCTACGCCTACTCCAAGAGTGGCCACCTCAACAACGACAACACCGGCCTGATCGGCTGGCCCTACCGCAGTGAAAACGAATCACAAAGCGACATTGTGGATCTGAACCTGAGTGGCCGCTTTGATGCCTTTGGGCGCCAGCATGACGCCGTGTTTGGCTTGAGCCATTCGAAGCAGACAAGTCTGACCTACTCTTTCGCTGCACCAGCCGCTTCTGCGCTGTCAGCGCCCTTCCCTTATTCCGGAGATATCTACCCCGAACCCACCTGGGGCGCCAAGAAAGTCGCGTCCGACGGCGACCAGGCCATCACGCGCCTGTACGCAGCGACCCGACTGACACTGACCGACCGACTCAAGGGCATCGTTGGTCTCAACTCGATCAAGCTGCAGCGCAACGGAACCGCGATCTACGGCGGCGGCACCAACCTGGACAACGAAACAACCGAAAAGTCCAGCCCCTATGTCGGAGCGACCTACGACATCACACCGGACACGCTGGCCTACGCCTCGTACTCGGACATCTTCCAGGCCCAGGATCAGCGCAACGTCAACGGCGCTTTCCTGGCGCCGATGAAGGGCGTCAATACCGAGGTGGGTGTCAAAGCCGAATGGCTGAACCGCAAGCTGCTGACCACCTTTGCCGTTTTCTCCGCGACCCAAAAGGGGCTGGCAACCATTGCAGGTTTCGACACAGTGGCCCAACAAAACTACTACGCCCCCAAGGACGTGACCTCACGTGGTTTCGAGATTGAGGCCACGGGTCGGATCAACGCGGACACCCAGCTTACCGCCGGGTTCACCTCACTCAAGCTGACCGGACCGGATGGCAATGACATTTACGAATGGGTGCCACGCCGTACATTGAAGCTGCGTGCCGACACGCGGGTGCCGATGTTGCCGAGCCTGCGGCTGGGCTCTGCGCTGCGCTGGCAGTCTGACGTCTCGAAGATTGGCGGCGCGCGGCAGGATGCTTATGTGGTCGCCGACGCGTTCGCTTCTTACGAGCTGAAC